GTTGAACATAAGGCGTTTGTTAGAGGAAAAGGTGGCAGGCTTTTTTCCGAAAGTGGCGTCTTACCTGAGCGACCCTTGTTCTTTTTGCTTTTCCGAAGCTTTAAGCTTCCCTCTCGCGCAAATTCACCCTTTTAGGTGGGCGGGAGAACACCTAGAGGCCGTGGATAGACTCGTTTTAGTTTTCTAAACGGTTAGTTTAACAAGGTGTCTCACCTTTCAGTGGGGATCTGCCCTCTAATCTTCTTCCGCGAGCACGTGCCGCGTGGCTGGTATGCGCCTTGTCGGAGCTAAAGCAAAACATACgagtttttgttagttttgcgGCACTTTGCTCGCTCGAATTCTAACATACCTTTTTCTTTCAGTTTCGTGCTGGGAACTGTCGTATGCGGGTTTCCTCGGATTTTTCCCGTTTAACACACTGCCGCGCTACACTTCGCTCTCGTGGCGATCTTTTCTCTCCGCACCCGGAAATGATAATGACATTTCCCGGGTTTTCCACCTCACGCTAAACTTAGTATACTCGTGTATTCTACACGCCGAGTATTTTGCCGTTTGTTTGGGTAAATTTTAACGATACGCTATGATTTATCAACATGGGGATGGGTTTTTTGGTTGCCAAAATATCGTATCATATTATTTAGGACTAGAAacatcaaatgaaatttaaattgtaacaTTGGTTTGGAATTTCGTGCGTGGTGTAGGGTCGCACCCCTCGGCGACCGCCTCACCTGTGAATGTGATAACCTTGGTTCTTGAGAGTGTGGGAAGTCGATGAACGAATGAGATGGCAGACACTGTACGGTAGCCGAGAAGTGTAGACGTGGCTGTGACTTGTGGAGgaataattaataataaatataatctGTAGTGCGAGTTAATCAAAGTGTTTTATTATTTATCCGAAGGATATCGTCTCAACAACCTGGCGACGAGGATTAAAAGATGGAGGAAGCAGGTCAAATCCCTTGTTTCCGATGTGAAACAATCAGAAAACAGAAGTTGTCTCAGGAATGGGACACTTGGAAAGTTTCTCTTGAGTGTTATTTCGAAGCATATGGAATAACGGATCAGAGGATGATGAAGGCTAAATTGTTGCATCTTGGAGGCGTTGAACTTCAACGTGTATTCCGGAGTTTGCCTGGTCACGATAAAGTACCGTTGGTCGCCGTAGACCCGCGAGTGTACGACTTGGCTGTCGAACTACTTGATGGCTATTTTCAAGCAGGCCGTCAATACGTGATTGAAAGAAGGAAACTACGGCAGATCAAACAAAGGGAAGGAGAAAAGTTTTCGCATTTCGTTCTGCGGCTTCGGCAGCAAGCTAGGTGTTGTGGATTTGAGAAACATTCCGGTGAAGTCAGCGAGATATTGAAGGAAATATACTTGATAGATGTGGTGGTAGAGAACTGTATGTCGGATGAACTAAGGAGAAGTATACTGAAGAAGGACCGCTCGTTAAGTGAGATAGAGGAGATAGCCGCGAGTATCGAAGACACAGAGATACAAATGTTGAATTTGAAGGGACCAGCTGTTGTGCAGGAACGAGCTGCTTATGAGATTGGAAATGTGCAAAGTGGGAAGAGATCGTTTCAACACACGGCTTACAGAAGAGGAGATGCTAGGAACAACCCACTGAAAAGGCAATCCGCTGTTGACAATTTCGCTAATCAGAACAATCAGTCATGTTTCGCATGCGGCGAGCAAGGCCATTTTGCTAAGTCTACCAATGGCGCGCGAGGTCGTCCATGTCGCCGATGTAAACAGCTGGGTCATTATGAGAAAATGTGTCTCAAGCGGAAGAATGACATGAAAGTGATGACCAAGTCGAAAAGGATCTACAATGTCGAAAATGTACCAACGAAGGAGGTTGACTCTCGTTCCGCATCAGCGGAGAAGGATACCAAAGAGGAAAAAGTTTATTACACGTTCTATGGAGGAAATCAGACAAATGTAGTACCAGGGAGGATTGGAGGCATACCCGTTCAACTGTTGATCGACTCCGGTGCGGATGCGAATTTGATCAAACCGGAAACATGGGAAATGCTCAAGAGTCGGAAAGTTCACGTGAGGAGTTCTGTTAGAGGATCCTCAAAAGTCTTGAAAGGATATGGTAGTGACAAGCCGCTCACGATTGCTGGTTCATTTGTAGCCGAGATAGTTGTGGGAATGAAGAAGACAGAAGCGGAGTTTTTCGTTGTAGAGGGTGGTCAGCGAGACATCTTGGGTGATAGTACAGCAAAACAGCTTGGCGTTCTGAAGTTTGGTTGaatgagatagaaaaattaatccaagttgttatttttacggaattgtttattattatttttccatgtaattttgtttgatttaggtGGGTCTACACGTGAACGAAGTAAGTACTCAGAAAAAGTCATTCAGCAAGATTAAAGGCGTACATGCTGAGATCCACATGAAAGACCATGTCAAGCCAGTTTTTCAACCATTACGCCGTGTTCCGATTCCTATTGAGGAAGCGGTTAACAGAAAGTTAGACGAACTCCTTGATCGAGACATTATTGAAGTGAAACAGGGACCAACCACATGGGTTTCGCCTCTTGTAGTGGTAGGCAAAGCATCTGGGGAGCCACGAATTTGTTTGGATCTTAGACGAGTGAACGAGGCGATCGTGCGTGAACGTTTCCCCATGCCTGTTGTGGAGGAGTACTTGGCCCGATTGTGTCACGGAAAGGTGTGGAGCAAATTGGACATAAAAGAGGCGTTCCACCAAGTTGAACTGGCTGAGGAGTCGAGAGATGTCACAACATTTATAACAAACCGGGGTCTGTTTCGGTTTAAGAGGTTGCCGTTCGGGTTGGTGACTGCTCCCGAGATTTTTCAGCGTATTATGGAGGAGATACTGGCGGGGTGTCAGGGTACTTACTGGTATCTTGACGATATCATTATCAAAGGAGAAACTCAAGAGATACATGATGCGAACCTGGAAAAGGTAATCTAatcttatttttgtatttaatttctttttcttgtCATGGTCAGAGCtaaatttaaacttgaaataaagaataaattagataaaaaaagcaaattttaatgtttataggTGATGGATAAGCTCAAAGCCAGAGGAGTAGAACTAAACTGGCAAAAATGTGTCTTTGGTGTTACGGAGTTAGAATTCTTAGGTCATCGGATATCAGTGGAAGGAATCAAGCCGTCACATGCAAAAGTTTCCGCTGTTTTATCATTTCGTCCTCCAATATCAGAATCTGAGATCAGAAGCTTCTTGGGTTTGGTAagttatttaaacaaatttattcctAACCTAGCCACAATTGCTCAACCACTTCGTGAATTAACAAGAAAGGGAACTAAATTCGAATGGGGAGTCTCCCAAAAGAATGCgtttgagaaaattaaaaaatcattggcAGCAGCTTCATCCCTAGGATTCTTCGATCCCTTGGACAAAACAGCAGTAGTGGCGGATGCTAGCCCCACCGGATTGGGAGCTGCTTTGGTTCAAACTGATTCGCAAAGGCAATCGCGCATTATCTCTTTCGCATCGAAATCCTTGATAGACACAGAGCGCAGGTACTGTCAAACCGAAAAAGAAGCACTTGCTTTAGTTTGGAGTGTACAAAGGTTTCGGATGTACCTATATGGCAGAAATTTTGACCTAGTGACTGACTGCAAGGTACTTGAATTCTTGTTTACGTCTCGATCTAAGCCTTGTGCGCGTATTGAAAGGTGGGTGCTGCGTTTACAGTCTTTTGACTATCAGATTGTACACATTCCTGGAGATAGGAACATTGCTGACGCGCTTTCACGTCTATCTATGTCAAAGGCTGTTCCGTTCGATCctaatgaagaaattttcattAGGGAAGTCGCTGTTTACGCTGCTACTGCTTCTGCTCTTAAATGGGATGAAATTGAAGAAGCTAGTAAGCAAGATGAAGAATTGCGCGAAGTAGTACGGTTGATTCAAAACGATGACCAACGGAGTTTACCTTTGGCATTCAAGGTAGTAGCGAATGAACTTTGcatcataaataatgttttgatgAGAGTGGATCGTATAATCATTCCTACTAAACTACGGGAGAGGGTGCTATGTCTCGCTCATGAAGGTCATCCAGGGATGAGATTGATGAAAAGTCATCTTAGGTCAAATGTATGGTGGCCAAATATGGACCAGCAGGTCGAGAAGTTCGTGAAGCAATGTAAAGGCTGTACACTAGTGGCAGCACCAAGTGTCCCTGAAGCGATGATCCGGAAAGAACTCCCGACTCAGCCTTGGGTAGATGTTGCAGCGGATTTTCTGGGTCCACTGCCGGACGGTCAATATCTGTTGGTCGTAATAGACTACTATAGCCGCTTCATGGAGGTTGTAGAAATGAATTCCATCACAGCAGCGGACACTGTGGCGGAGCTGGCCATTATTTTCAGCCAGTATGGTATCCCAGTCACCTTACGAGTAGACAATGGGCCACAATTCAGTGAAAAATGCGAAGAATTCCGGAGTTTTTGTGAGTCTAGTGGAATACAAATCGTCAACACCATACCATTGTGGCCCGCAATGAACGGCGAAGTGGAGCGGCAGAATCGGTCCCTGCTTAAGAGGCTAAGGATAGCGCAAGAGCTGGGGAAAGATTGGAGAGCTGAAATGCGGCGCTACTTATTGACGTATCATTCTACAAATCACACTACAACAGGCAAATCTCCAGGAGAACTGATGTTTGGTAGGAAAATTCGCAGCAAACTGCCTCAAGTTCCACTTACAAGGGCAGAAGATGGAGAAGTTCGGGATAGAGACAAGATCATGAAGGAAAAAGGGAAAGTCTATGCAGATAGCAAAAGGAAAGCTCGAGTTAGCGACATTGTCGTTGGGGACAGTGTGTTGGTGAAGAGAACGAAAAAGGATAACAAACTGGACACAACATTCGCTCCGGAGGAATACGCAGTGGTGAAGAAACAGGGCAGTGATACAACAGTTCAATCTCAGGCAACTGGCAAGGAGCTCCGAAGAAACGTTGCGCACTTGAAGAAGCTAGAACGTCCGGATAGGATGGATACTCAACCTAAAAGGATGAGGGTTGAACCGACACGTTTCAAGGATTTTATCCCACATTAAATATGTAAAgttagggggggggggttgtagGGTCGCACCCCTCGGCGACCGCCTCACCTGTGAATGTGATAACCTTGGTTCTTGAGAGTGTGGGAAGTCGATGAACGAATGAGATGGCAGACACTGTACGGTAGCCGAGAAGTGTAGACGTGGCTGTGACTTGTGGaggaataataaataataaatataatctGTAGTGCGAGTTAATCAAAGTGTTTTAATATTTATCCGAAGGATATCGTCTCAACACGTGGCTCTTGAGTTTTATTCGTAAATGGAAgcctaaattgaaaaaatcaggtCTGAAACGGATTATTTGGAAGTGTACTTTATTTGGTGACAAACATGAAGTGTTTAACGGGTTCGATCAATAAAACGGCACGGGGAGCCATTTGCGGCAGCTCACTCACTGTACAGGAAGCAACATTTCTTTAACAAACTGTCAGCTGCCGTGCTGAAAATGCCGCAACCGCGAGAGAAGCGATACCAGAAGAGGACAATCAATCCGTTTGAAGTGAATATACGGTCCTGGAACAAGTCCCGGATGAAGTAACTCTGGCGGCATACttcgtaaacattaaaaaacagaCATCTCTGGTATTTTGCGAGGTGcgtcaaaataaaaactcaaagcaAAACCAAAGAAGAAATGGTCTGCTAAAACCACCGACAATCACTTATGGCCATCCTGGACAATTTTGGATTACAGTTCCACGGCGCCGGAAGAGTAATATTTGACTAATATGAAAAGGGTTTCGTTTGCATTCACTCTTCCAAGCGCCAGCAACGAACCCGAAGTAGTTTGCAGAGTTTTTCTTGCACATACTGGGatgtcgcgaaaacagtgacccTTCCCCCTCTTTATATTTCCATGATCCCCTCGCGACTATCAAGGACGCGTatgccaagtttggtgaaaatctaTTAAGACGTTCTGAAGTTATAATACATTCATTTATtgagtgtgacaaatatgcgtccaatcGTCTCAGTGTGACAGTTATGCCTCCATTTGGCCCAGTGTGACAAATTTACTTtgaattttctcgaaatttctagaataaactttatgtttcgacaaagaatttcaataatacgTTTCAAATTATCacgattggcatcaaaaagtcaaaaacgtcgaaatgtcacatgtgacaattatgcgtccAACGGCAGAAAAGGACCTTTAAAAgattttgatattgaattttttccacatttttcttTTAGACTACAAAAGGTTTTGccctcaaaaatttcaataacacagtttaatttaaattcgtttttcgaattttcgtaaaatttttaaatttttatattgaacAACTGAAATAAATCCAAAAGAAAACATTCTTCTCAAAATTACTAGCAATCTTCGAGAAAGATGAACTTTAATTCAAAACCTCTATTCTCAATATCTTTGTAACGAGAGCTGACATAATGAAATTAAATGCATACTTAGAATCAAATcagttaaaataactttttgctAACCGGAAAACAATGTGAATTTTGATAGGACGTGCTATCATAAATTGattacccgatcagaagagaaaaactaaattatatcaagatgagatattttgatattcaattttttcctatctggatgagttataatttagtactcgtaggatgttaaaatatctcaaattatatcaaaaaatcgatacgatcatagctaaattatatcattttttgatatgctcctatcaagattatatctcgttcagatagcatagtttgatattggacagaacaaattatatcaaaattataacttatcaagatataagaacttcgagaaaattttctagtggaaggtcaataaaccacatcccgatcaggagagaatatcaaaataataactcaaacgtatctcaccaagatattttcatctgattcagttataattaagtactccaaattttcgattttaagtttctccaatctgaattatatcttattctgattgactaacttgaatggggttcccgatcaggagagcatatcaaaataaaaactcaaacatatctcaccaagatattttcatctgattcagttataattaagtactccaatttttcgattataagtttctccaatccgaattatatcttattctgattgacagacttgaatggggttgaggtcattttcaattatcaagattttttttcggattgtcctaaaataaaatgtttatatcttattttgatatacgtacaactttttctgaaacacggacatcgaagtcaacggcccaaaccgaaCATTAATGAGTTttgctcaacagatccataaaattgaatccaattttatggaatccaaaaatggggcatggttttagcaaataatgtggtttattgacaccctactagaaaattttcccgtagcactcatatcttgataagttataattttgataggttttgttctgcccaatatcaaactatgctatctgaacgagatataatcttgaaaggagcatatcttaaattgatataatttagctatgaccgcatagattttttgatataatttgagatattttaacatcctacgagtactgaataataactcatttagataggaaaaaatgagtatcaaaatatctcatcttgatataattttgtttttccctcctgatcgggattatttgataaaaccatgccccatttttggtttcccaaaaatttgattcaattttatgaatctgttgagcgaaactcgttaatgtaaggtttgagccgttgacttcgatgtccgtgtttcagaaaaagttgaacgtatatcaaaataagatataatcattttattttagcacaatccgaaaaaaatctttatcaatgaatatgagctcaaccccattcaagtttgtcaatcagaataagatataattcaaattggagaaacttaaaatcgaaaatttagactacttaattataactgaatcaaatataaatatcttggtgagatacgtttgagtttttattttgatatgctctcctgatcggctatttacttcaatatttttaattaagtatctttcatgcaatttttttactattcGAATCGAAGAATGAACATCGGTCGAAGAAGCTTTACTTTCAGTACATTTTCGACTGTGAGTTTTACACacttcaactatttttttttcctaaattattTAAACATATTAGAACTGACTTatagcaatattttgatatcttgtttgtcaaaatttttccaCAAATAACTGGAATATTTTCACTTATACGAAAAGTGAGTATTTAACATGTTTTTAGAAATGATGTTATTCTTTCCCAACCCATCTAGACGGGATTTATATTAAGCACATCTTTTCTAgtaaactaaaaatattttttttcttataaaaacaatCAGAATACAGGAAAATTTATGACCTAActgtaaaaaactattttttttatttattaagctGTTGATTTTGACTCCTGCTTGTCAAAAAGTTTTCATAAGTGTGGATTGTTAGATGAACGCGTTTTAAAAAGTTCTGCGcaaaaagtatataaaaataattggatTTGGTGTTACGCCAATTTTAATAAAGCTCTTggattttatcgacttttttcggcgagttttaatataaaaaacaatttttaccagttgtccagacgtttcgagctactctggctttcgctcctcttcagtgtaCAAAATTACTGGCCATCGTCTAAACTACTTACCAGCTGCAataccaacaaaacaataaacatttgaatagttttttaaaataacatttatttttcaaagctgtaGAATAGCACACCGGATCAGCTAGTGCCTAAAAACGTTATatctattaagaaaaaaattccaattctATTCGTTTTCTCCAATAAAATCTTTTGATTTAATCTGTATCAACATCATTCCAGTAAGTAACTGATACTGCTTTGTTAATTCTCGATGCCAAATACCTACATACTTCAGCGTTTCACCGATGTTTTTTCACCATGTTTCGATTTTTCGTTTAACTGTAGAGCCAGCCAGTCTTGTCCCTGCAATTGTGATTTACAAATTTGCGCATCGGCAATAAATGCCAGCGAAGGCGAAAGGAAACGTCGACTTTGTGGAAAACCTTAAATAACCTTTCGCACTTCCAACTTTCTGTATTGAGCGgtgttttaaacaataaatcACTTTCGAATTTGATTACGAATTATTTAACTTCAAGTGCAATAGTTGGGggtttgaaacttttttgaaaaagttccaTGATAAGGTAAACGATAAAATGGCGCAATCGCATCAATCGGTAAACGGTTTCAATAGTCTAAATGACTTAGCTCAACTTAGCTGTAACTCATAATTTATCAACGTCAAAATTATTCTTCATATAACCATTGAAAATACAAAAAGGGAGACTTCACATGATATCATATATCATCTAACAACGTTCTTGAAATTTTCGGCCATATTTTTGCATGTTCAATTATTGTGTTTATTCATACTAACCGATCCGATTAgggttaataaaaaatttctattttcgaTTTCTCAGAGGGGCCAAAAATTCAAGCCAAGCCAACGtgcgtgtttgttttttttttcaacagtaagATAAAAATCAGcgaaaaatcgattttcatTTGCACTattcttttaattaaaaaccGCATCAATATGCCGTTGCCAACCAACTTAATCCGGCCGGACCGAAGTCTAGGTCTCTCAATTTCGTCAGCCCTTTCGGTTGATGGATATGCTATTTAGATTGCATGAGAGCTGCTATGTATGTATGCTTTACGCTTAGCCAAACATCGGGTACTCCATATCTGCCTTAAGCTTATGCTCTCTTTCTTGTTGCGCGTATGCATTTGTCGAATAAAAATAGGTATTAAGTTATTATACATACAATTTAACCTACCGACCGACTCGAAAGCCGCGTGTTCTAGACCTGCCTCGGTCGCAATCTGGCCGTTTGCGTGTTGAATCAAATTGTTTTACCTTCTTGGTGTGGCTTAGGTAGGAAATGTGTAATGCTAAACTTCTGATACGTGCAAGAACAGTTCAAGGCAGGTACATATAGTTTTAAAGGCTCAATCGGCATTGGGTCATCTTAAAGCCCAGTTCGCATCTGCGTACTGTAAACTGTAAGGAATGCGCATTGATtataatacagtgagcgaaataagaatagcaccactatgttttttgcttgttaaaatatgaatgattgaaaattacaaaaaatttcttccacagtttgttctgaattgcttaaccgataaatcaagcataagttcactttttttgggcgtagcaattggcgttgaggaccaaacatgtgaaaaaagggtgcgaaataagaatagcaccacttgagtttttcaacgaaaacaagattatttttaaaaaattactgtctaaaagtgaataataatgcttctatgaattatttgaatagataactgcattttaaagagttttccagaattccaaaggttttcaaagcaATTAAAGGGGTTTTTTatgagatgctcctctagcgttaaggaatttgatatttgagctatgaaactttatcaaactgcttgatttcttcattaacattcttAAGTATGATACAAAATGATggaacatagatttgaggctgagtttgaatccaaaaagcaggttggaattcaaaaatacttatgttttttaaaagtcaaacactatttctctagttttaagtcatagatggcagcactttcttgccatttaaccaaattcatgctaattttcgaatatccgggataaattagggagtgctggatgattttggtcaagaaataaatacatgtaccatGTGAACGctatggaaattctaagatcaataaatccaagaaaaaaaattagaattgcatcaagatcactaaaagtgaattttttggaccgattatcagaataaagttatactttgcgatggagcttgatggaccagacggctagcagtattattggtacgATTTgtaattgaatcggaagttgagatgagcaggaattttagcggttgtacatttttgtgctggtgatttttttgcaaatccggaaaagctttctgcagcgtgaatttccacaaaactgtgatgggaaaatacctcaaaatgatgaatatgggcctaaataaacccgGAGAATCAATATCgtgactaaatttggttttaactgcaagattaTGTTGCCATCtgcgacttgaaactggaaaaagtgtgttTTACTGAACaacatcaaattttatgatctccaacctatttttttctgattcaaaattaactcCGAAggtttattttatcatttcacgtcattttagtGAAGAAAGTatgtagtttggtaaagaattacagctcaaatatcaaattccttaacgctacaggagcatctcttaaaacccccttttcaACCccttgaaaacctttggaattctggaaaactccttaaaatgcagttatctattcaaataattcgtagaagcattattattcactttttcacagtaaatttttaaaaataatcttgtttttcttgaaaaactcaagtggtgctattcttatttcgcacccttttttcacatttttggtcctcaacgccaattgctacgttcaaaaaaagtaaacttatgcttgatttatccgttaagcaattcagaacaaactgtgtaagaaaattttcgtaattttcaatcattcatattttaacaagcaaaacacatagtggtgctattcttatttcgctcactgtataaacgcttccaaaaaaaatcaccgcAATCCATACCTAGTTCTCTTTTGAATTTTAGCtaacaaaaactacaattaTCAAATAATACTTTTTAACGAATGCATTTATATCTCAGGTCATATGAGAAAATTGGAcattaataacactagtttacagcatttttgaacttagtaaactgaaggtcattttaaatgtaaaatcgggcgctgaatccgaaaatgaaattcaaaaaaatctcagtagaaccgtttttgagttatgctccaaatatgaaattttggataaataaaaaaagttcttgtacttagatgataatatctcggacggcatataagtaatttgaaatccttcttttgcatattgaagatgaataaatttttgcatctgatcaacagtattgttgaaattcggcatgtgaccttttggtaagctaataaataattttgactcggagcgagtgagatttatcatgtttcattcttcctatactatgataagtgtattgcggttcgttaaattattaaaaactacaaataatactgttatggtaaagtagccataacttcttaaatttccaaccgattttgaaaaataacctcttgaaatctttatttcaaattgacattcaagcgcagaagaaaatcagattttttgaatgttacatcgctgaaacaaaattttctctaaaaaaatgcgtttttttataatttttttttaccctaaagtcactaatatcaacaatactgttgatcatacgcaaaaacagtgttcagatgatcgatagatgttcatcttcaatatgcaaaagagggatttcaaattactgttatgccgtccgagatattatCATCTaaatacaagaactttttttatttttccaaaatttcatatttggagcataactcaaaaacggttctactgcaGTTGCTCTCGTGCTTGGCTTGTGAACAGACGCACTT
This sequence is a window from Uranotaenia lowii strain MFRU-FL chromosome 3, ASM2978415v1, whole genome shotgun sequence. Protein-coding genes within it:
- the LOC129752519 gene encoding uncharacterized protein LOC129752519 → MEEAGQIPCFRCETIRKQKLSQEWDTWKVSLECYFEAYGITDQRMMKAKLLHLGGVELQRVFRSLPGHDKVPLVAVDPRVYDLAVELLDGYFQAGRQYVIERRKLRQIKQREGEKFSHFVLRLRQQARCCGFEKHSGEVSEILKEIYLIDVVVENCMSDELRRSILKKDRSLSEIEEIAASIEDTEIQMLNLKGPAVVQERAAYEIGNVQSGKRSFQHTAYRRGDARNNPLKRQSAVDNFANQNNQSCFACGEQGHFAKSTNGARGRPCRRCKQLGHYEKMCLKRKNDMKVMTKSKRIYNVENVPTKEVDSRSASAEKDTKEEKVYYTFYGGNQTNVVPGRIGGIPVQLLIDSGADANLIKPETWEMLKSRKVHVRSSVRGSSKVLKGYGSDKPLTIAGSFVAEIVVGMKKTEAEFFVVEGGQRDILGDSTAKQLGVLKFG
- the LOC129752520 gene encoding uncharacterized protein K02A2.6-like; its protein translation is MDQQVEKFVKQCKGCTLVAAPSVPEAMIRKELPTQPWVDVAADFLGPLPDGQYLLVVIDYYSRFMEVVEMNSITAADTVAELAIIFSQYGIPVTLRVDNGPQFSEKCEEFRSFCESSGIQIVNTIPLWPAMNGEVERQNRSLLKRLRIAQELGKDWRAEMRRYLLTYHSTNHTTTGKSPGELMFGRKIRSKLPQVPLTRAEDGEVRDRDKIMKEKGKVYADSKRKARVSDIVVGDSVLVKRTKKDNKLDTTFAPEEYAVVKKQGSDTTVQSQATGKELRRNVAHLKKLERPDRMDTQPKRMRVEPTRFKDFIPH